A window of the Heliomicrobium gestii genome harbors these coding sequences:
- a CDS encoding PrkA family serine protein kinase — protein MEFLNKLENYRQRERDLAWEGTFREYLHLVKERPFITQLAHSRIYNMIVSEGVEEVNGVKRYKFFSHEMFGLDKTLETLVEEYFHSSARRTEVRKRILLLMGPVSGGKSTIVMMLKRGLERFSRTELGALYAIKGCPMHEEPLHLIPKELREDFQQEYNVYIEGSLCPHCRMRLETEWNGRIEDVPVERIFFSEENRVGVGTFSPSDPKSQDIADLTGSIDFSTISEYGSESDPRAYRFDGELNKANRGMMEFQEMLKADEKFLWNLLSLSQEGNFKAGRFALISADELICAHTNESEYKGFVSNKKNEALISRMIVVRVPYNLKVTDEVRIYEKLISQSDLRHIHIAPHALRAAATFSILSRLKESKKQGMDLVKKMRLYDGEDVEGFKQKDLVELQNEAIDEGMSGADPRYVINRLSSALIRKDTVCINALDVLRAIKDGLDQHPSISKEERERLLNYIAIARKEFDDIAKKEVQKAFVYAYEESARTLLNNYLDNVEAFCNGTKLKDPITDEEMDPDEKLMRSIEEQIGISENAKKAFREEILIRLSTYARKGKSFDYTSHDRLKEAIEKKLFADLKDVVKITTSSRTPNAEQLKRMNEVTARLIEHHGYCHVCANELLRYTGSLLNR, from the coding sequence TTGGAGTTTCTCAATAAACTAGAAAACTACCGCCAGCGCGAGAGGGATCTAGCCTGGGAAGGGACTTTCCGGGAATATCTCCATTTGGTGAAAGAACGACCCTTCATCACCCAACTGGCCCACTCCCGGATCTACAACATGATCGTCTCGGAGGGAGTGGAAGAGGTCAACGGCGTCAAGCGCTATAAGTTTTTTTCGCATGAGATGTTTGGATTGGACAAAACACTGGAGACGCTTGTCGAGGAGTATTTTCATTCCTCTGCCCGCCGCACCGAGGTTCGCAAACGGATCCTCCTGCTGATGGGGCCTGTTTCAGGCGGCAAATCGACCATCGTCATGATGCTCAAACGGGGCCTCGAACGATTCAGCCGCACCGAACTGGGCGCCCTTTATGCCATCAAAGGATGCCCCATGCATGAAGAGCCCCTCCACCTGATTCCCAAAGAACTGCGGGAGGATTTTCAGCAGGAATACAACGTCTACATCGAAGGCAGCCTCTGCCCGCACTGCCGCATGCGCCTGGAGACGGAATGGAACGGCCGCATCGAGGATGTGCCGGTCGAGCGGATCTTCTTTTCCGAAGAAAACCGCGTCGGCGTCGGCACCTTCAGCCCCTCTGATCCCAAGAGCCAGGACATTGCCGATCTGACCGGCTCCATCGACTTCTCCACCATCTCCGAGTATGGCTCCGAATCGGATCCCCGGGCCTACCGCTTTGACGGGGAACTGAACAAGGCCAACCGGGGAATGATGGAATTCCAAGAAATGCTTAAAGCGGATGAAAAATTCCTTTGGAACCTGCTGTCCCTCTCGCAGGAGGGCAACTTCAAGGCCGGTCGCTTTGCCCTCATTTCGGCCGACGAACTCATCTGCGCCCACACGAACGAGAGCGAGTACAAGGGCTTCGTCTCCAACAAAAAGAATGAGGCCCTCATCTCGCGGATGATCGTCGTCCGGGTGCCCTACAACCTGAAGGTCACCGACGAAGTCCGCATCTATGAAAAGCTGATCTCCCAGTCTGACCTGCGTCACATCCACATCGCCCCCCACGCCTTGCGGGCGGCGGCGACCTTCTCGATCCTGTCCCGGCTGAAGGAATCGAAAAAACAGGGCATGGATCTGGTCAAGAAGATGCGCTTGTACGACGGGGAGGATGTGGAAGGGTTTAAACAAAAAGACCTCGTCGAACTGCAGAACGAGGCCATCGACGAGGGCATGAGCGGCGCCGACCCGCGCTATGTGATCAACCGCCTTTCGTCGGCACTGATCCGCAAAGACACGGTCTGCATCAACGCCCTCGATGTGTTGCGGGCCATCAAAGACGGCCTTGACCAGCACCCCTCCATCTCCAAGGAGGAGCGGGAGCGGTTGCTCAACTATATCGCTATCGCGCGCAAAGAATTTGACGATATTGCGAAAAAAGAGGTTCAAAAGGCCTTCGTCTACGCCTATGAAGAGTCGGCCCGCACCCTGCTCAACAACTACCTCGACAACGTGGAAGCCTTCTGCAATGGCACAAAACTGAAAGATCCCATCACCGACGAAGAGATGGATCCCGATGAAAAGTTGATGCGCTCCATCGAAGAGCAGATCGGCATCAGCGAAAACGCCAAAAAAGCTTTCCGCGAAGAGATCCTCATCCGCCTCTCCACCTACGCCCGCAAGGGCAAGAGCTTCGATTACACCTCCCATGATCGGCTCAAGGAGGCCATCGAGAAAAAACTCTTCGCCGATCTGAAGGATGTCGTCAAGATCACCACCTCCAGCCGCACGCCGAACGCCGAGCAGTTGAAGCGGATGAACGAAGTGACGGCCCGCCTGATCGAGCATCATGGGTACTGCCACGTCTGCGCCAACGAACTGCTGCGCTACACCGGCTCCCTCCTCAACCGCTAG
- a CDS encoding MetQ/NlpA family ABC transporter substrate-binding protein yields the protein MFNQLLQKKITPLLGGLLVLSVAALGAVGCSAKDTTAGNGGQQAAQTTQTKTIRFGVSPVPHAEIAKIAKDLLAKDGIELKIVEFNDYVQPNLALADGELDANFFQHKPYLDTFAAEHKLDLKSVAGVDVAPMGVYSQKVKSLADLKEKAKVAIPNDPTNGGRALLLLQSAGLIKLDPNAGVKATTKDIKENPKGLKITELEAAMLPKVLDDADIAVINTNFALGAGLNPLKDALTMEGKDSPYVNIVVVKNGNENNEAIQKLVKALTSAEVKKFIDEKYKGAVVPAF from the coding sequence ATGTTCAATCAATTGCTTCAGAAAAAAATCACCCCTCTCCTGGGCGGCCTCCTGGTGCTTTCCGTAGCCGCCCTCGGCGCAGTCGGGTGCAGCGCCAAGGATACGACCGCTGGCAACGGTGGACAGCAGGCGGCCCAAACGACCCAGACGAAAACGATCCGCTTCGGCGTCTCCCCGGTGCCCCATGCCGAGATCGCCAAGATCGCCAAGGACCTCCTGGCCAAGGATGGCATCGAACTGAAGATCGTCGAGTTCAACGACTATGTGCAGCCCAACCTGGCCCTCGCCGACGGCGAACTGGACGCCAACTTTTTTCAGCATAAGCCCTACCTGGATACCTTCGCCGCCGAACATAAGCTCGACCTGAAGTCGGTCGCTGGCGTCGACGTGGCGCCCATGGGCGTTTACTCCCAGAAGGTGAAGTCCCTTGCCGACCTGAAAGAAAAGGCCAAAGTGGCCATTCCCAACGATCCGACCAATGGCGGTCGCGCCCTGTTGCTCCTCCAGTCGGCCGGCCTGATCAAACTCGATCCCAACGCTGGCGTGAAGGCGACGACGAAAGACATCAAAGAGAATCCCAAAGGCCTGAAAATCACCGAATTGGAAGCGGCCATGCTGCCCAAGGTTCTCGATGACGCCGATATCGCCGTCATCAACACCAACTTTGCCCTTGGCGCCGGTCTCAATCCCTTGAAAGACGCCCTTACGATGGAAGGCAAGGACTCCCCCTACGTGAACATCGTCGTCGTCAAAAACGGCAACGAGAACAACGAAGCCATCCAGAAGCTGGTCAAGGCGCTCACCAGCGCCGAGGTGAAGAAATTCATCGATGAGAAGTACAAAGGAGCCGTCGTCCCGGCCTTTTAA
- a CDS encoding methionine ABC transporter permease — translation MTETYLQATWETFYMVIAATGLSTLLGIPLGILLVVTERSGVLPNRWVNTVLAITVNIFRSIPFIILLVAILPLTKLLVGSRIGTQAAIVPLTVAAVPFVARVIEASLKEIDKGIIEAARAMGATPRQIIQKVLLPEALPGLLLGVIITFVTLIGYSAMAGAVGGGGLGDLAIREGYMRNNSDVTWVTVVVLVAMVQVFQSLGDWLTARIRKRRGLV, via the coding sequence GTGACTGAGACGTACCTGCAGGCGACCTGGGAGACCTTCTACATGGTCATCGCCGCGACAGGCCTTTCCACCCTCCTGGGCATCCCCTTGGGCATCCTTCTGGTCGTGACGGAAAGGTCGGGCGTGCTGCCCAATCGCTGGGTCAACACGGTCCTGGCCATCACCGTCAACATCTTCCGGTCTATTCCTTTCATCATCCTGCTGGTGGCCATCCTGCCCCTGACCAAACTGCTCGTGGGCAGCCGCATCGGCACCCAGGCCGCCATCGTCCCTCTCACCGTCGCCGCTGTCCCCTTTGTGGCCCGTGTCATCGAAGCCTCTCTCAAGGAGATCGACAAGGGCATCATCGAGGCGGCTCGCGCCATGGGAGCGACGCCGAGACAGATCATTCAAAAAGTGCTGCTGCCAGAAGCGTTGCCTGGCCTACTGCTCGGGGTCATCATCACCTTTGTCACCCTGATCGGTTACTCGGCGATGGCCGGGGCAGTGGGAGGAGGTGGTTTGGGCGATCTGGCGATCCGAGAAGGCTACATGCGCAACAACAGTGATGTGACCTGGGTGACCGTCGTGGTCCTCGTCGCCATGGTGCAGGTCTTTCAGAGCCTTGGCGACTGGCTCACCGCGCGGATCCGCAAACGTCGCGGGCTGGTGTAG